In Pantoea sp. Aalb, a single genomic region encodes these proteins:
- the bacA gene encoding undecaprenyl-diphosphate phosphatase, whose protein sequence is MIHIYHFNIAIILGIIEGFTEFLPISSTGHMIIIGSILGFQDNNANTFEIVIQLGSILAVVVKYRYILLKLININMIRNHNKEFNENSLNLFHILIGILPVTLLGFLLHNQVKTMFKPINVMYAMIFGGLLLITAEYIKNKYLKQIMNINLITYRQAFIVGCFQCLALWPGFSRSGATISGGMFMGISRYAASEFSFILAVPTIIGATCLELYKNISFITLQELPMFIIGFISAFIVALVSIDILLNLIKHVSFVVFAIYRFIIALAVYFICILHVH, encoded by the coding sequence ATGATTCATATTTATCACTTTAATATAGCTATAATCTTAGGAATTATTGAAGGTTTTACAGAGTTTTTACCTATTTCTTCTACTGGACACATGATTATAATAGGATCTATTCTTGGTTTTCAAGACAACAATGCTAACACTTTTGAAATAGTAATTCAACTTGGTTCTATCCTAGCGGTAGTAGTAAAGTATCGATATATACTATTAAAATTAATTAATATCAATATGATTAGAAATCATAATAAAGAATTTAATGAAAATTCATTGAATTTATTTCATATTTTAATAGGTATTTTACCAGTTACGCTATTAGGTTTTTTATTACATAATCAAGTTAAAACTATGTTTAAGCCAATAAATGTCATGTATGCAATGATATTTGGAGGTCTCTTACTTATAACTGCGGAATATATTAAAAATAAATACTTAAAACAAATTATGAATATTAATTTGATTACTTACCGTCAAGCTTTTATAGTTGGGTGTTTTCAGTGCCTAGCTTTATGGCCAGGTTTTTCTCGTTCTGGTGCTACAATTTCTGGTGGTATGTTTATGGGAATTAGTCGTTATGCTGCTTCAGAGTTTTCGTTTATTTTAGCAGTTCCTACGATAATTGGAGCGACCTGCTTAGAACTTTATAAAAATATTAGTTTTATAACATTACAAGAGTTGCCAATGTTTATAATCGGTTTTATCAGTGCTTTTATTGTAGCGCTCGTATCTATTGATATTCTTCTTAATCTAATTAAGCATGTTTCTTTTGTTGTCTTTGCCATATATCGTTTTATTATTGCTTTAGCAGTATATTTTATTTGTATATTACATGTTCATTAA
- the rpsU gene encoding 30S ribosomal protein S21, whose protein sequence is MPVIKVRENESFDVALRRFKRSCEKAGIMAEVRRREFYEKPTTERKRAKAAAVKRHVKKLIRENARHTRLY, encoded by the coding sequence ATGCCTGTAATAAAAGTACGTGAAAACGAATCTTTCGATGTAGCGTTGCGTCGCTTCAAGCGTTCTTGCGAAAAAGCTGGCATTATGGCTGAAGTTCGTCGTCGTGAGTTTTATGAAAAACCGACTACTGAACGTAAACGTGCTAAAGCAGCTGCAGTAAAACGTCATGTTAAGAAATTAATCCGCGAGAACGCAAGGCATACTCGTTTATACTAA
- the folB gene encoding dihydroneopterin aldolase yields the protein MDILFIKQLTVFTTIGIYDWEKDIQQKLLFDIEIAYNSNSKIHYNVNNYLSYTDISNSIFHYLQDKKFSLIEHIAQEIAQLLMNQFKIDGIRIKVEKPGAIAQAKTVGVYIERGNFN from the coding sequence TTGGATATTCTATTTATAAAACAACTTACGGTATTTACAACTATTGGTATATACGATTGGGAAAAAGATATACAACAGAAACTATTATTTGATATTGAAATAGCTTATAATAGTAATTCAAAGATACACTATAATGTAAATAATTACTTAAGCTATACAGATATATCTAACTCCATTTTTCATTATTTACAAGATAAGAAATTTAGTTTAATTGAACATATAGCGCAAGAAATCGCTCAGTTATTAATGAATCAATTTAAAATTGATGGTATACGTATTAAAGTAGAAAAACCAGGAGCTATTGCTCAAGCAAAAACTGTTGGTGTATATATTGAACGTGGGAATTTTAATTAA
- the tsaD gene encoding tRNA (adenosine(37)-N6)-threonylcarbamoyltransferase complex transferase subunit TsaD codes for MRVLGIETSCDETGIAIYDDVLGLLTNQLYSQVKLHADYGGVVPELASRDHVRKIIPLIQAALKESDLKSNQIDAIAYTAGPGLMGSLLVGATVGSALAFAWNVPVIPVNHMEAHLLAPMMEENPPQVPFLALLVSGGHTQLIKVTGIGNYKLLGESIDDAVGEAFDKTAKLLGFDYPGGPMLSHIAKHGRPGRFTFPYPMTNRPGFDFSFSGLKTCVANIIRKSPADQLTRADIAYAFEDAVINTLMIKCQRALEHIGLNRLVVSGGVSANHTLRKRMSEMMQLRKGEVFYACPTLCTDNGAMIAYTGMVRLKENFPKTNFTVNVYPRWSLTELPSLEYK; via the coding sequence ATGCGAGTTCTAGGTATTGAAACATCTTGTGACGAAACTGGTATTGCGATTTATGATGATGTACTGGGGTTATTGACAAATCAATTATATAGTCAAGTAAAATTACATGCTGATTATGGTGGAGTAGTTCCAGAATTAGCATCGCGGGATCATGTACGAAAAATAATACCACTTATTCAAGCTGCTTTAAAAGAATCAGATTTAAAATCTAACCAAATCGATGCTATAGCATATACTGCAGGTCCTGGTTTGATGGGTTCATTATTAGTAGGTGCTACTGTGGGTAGTGCTCTTGCATTCGCTTGGAATGTTCCTGTTATACCAGTTAATCACATGGAAGCTCATCTATTGGCCCCAATGATGGAAGAAAACCCACCGCAAGTTCCTTTTCTTGCATTACTGGTTTCTGGTGGACATACACAACTTATTAAAGTTACTGGAATTGGTAATTATAAATTATTAGGTGAATCAATTGATGATGCTGTAGGAGAAGCATTTGACAAGACTGCTAAATTATTAGGATTCGATTATCCAGGTGGTCCTATGTTGTCTCATATAGCTAAGCATGGTAGACCAGGACGTTTTACTTTTCCATATCCTATGACTAATCGACCTGGTTTTGATTTTAGCTTTTCTGGTTTAAAAACTTGTGTCGCTAATATTATTCGTAAAAGTCCAGCAGATCAATTAACCCGTGCAGATATTGCATATGCATTTGAAGATGCAGTGATAAATACATTAATGATTAAATGTCAACGTGCTTTAGAACATATAGGATTGAATAGATTAGTTGTTTCTGGAGGTGTTAGTGCTAATCATACTCTTCGTAAACGTATGTCTGAAATGATGCAATTAAGAAAAGGAGAAGTATTTTATGCATGTCCAACTTTATGTACAGATAATGGCGCAATGATTGCTTATACTGGTATGGTTCGCTTAAAAGAAAATTTTCCTAAAACAAATTTTACTGTAAATGTATACCCACGGTGGTCATTAACAGAATTACCATCTCTTGAATATAAATAA